The Planctomycetota bacterium sequence GCAAAAACGATCCGACCCCCCGACCGCTTGAACCGCCCCAGCAGCCGCACCGTGCTCGTCCGCAGGTTGGTGGCGTCCGGCACGATAACCACCCGGTATCGGCCCTTGCCCACCACCAGTTCTCCCTTCGCCGCCCGGCCGTGCCGCTCCAGAATCAGTTCGTCCCCGAAATGGAAGTCGGCGTGCGTCGCAAGCACCGCATCCGCCAGCGCCGCGAGTCGCCGGTCCAGTCCGTCCACTTCGCGCGTATCCAGCGGGCTGTACTCGGCCCACGCACTGGAGATCGGATGAATCACGAGCACATCCGCGACGGCCTTCCCTTCCGTCAGCACCGACAGCAGCCGCGACATGTAATCATTCCAAAGGCTATAGTGCGGCCACCAGGGCTGATGGCAATGCAGGCTGGGAGGCCAGTCGCGTTTTCGGCAACCGCGCAGCGTGAACGACGAAAGATGCTGGCACACCAGGTTCACGCCCAGCACGAACTGCCACTCCGCGATCCACCTCAGGTCGTCGAAACTGACGTTCCAGCCCGAGCCGGCGAACATCTCGCTCAGCACCCGCCGACGACCCAACTGCGCCGCCACGCTCGACACCTGTTTGACGGGCACGGGGCTCCCCAGCCGCCGATACAGATGGTCGATGCCGGGAATGTGCATGTATTCATAATGCGGCATGGCCGCGCCGACGTGCACCACCTGGCTCCGGAGCGTGTCTTCCCCCATCACGTGGCCCGTGAGCATCAGGTGGTTTCGGTCGCACCACTGATAGACCGGCAGCGTCCACGCCAGCAGGAACAGGCGCGTCAGCGATTCGTAAAAGTCGAACCGCACCTGCCGATAATCCCCCACCGGGAAGAACAGTTCCGGCAACCGGCCCGCCAAATCGTATCCGCACGAACGCTGGAAGAACCGCGG is a genomic window containing:
- a CDS encoding glycosyl hydrolase, with translation MDLLERFEDAGHDGRDLRPLTFWSWNDRLDAEEIRRQVREMAKGGLGGHFMHARQGLVTPYLSPEWMAGVHAAVEEGRHTGVAPWLYDEDCWPSGACSGRVYAGREAFRDKHLVFEEIEPEGWEPTERTVAVFVGKKGRDGGYEEFRRVDDPHRVCHLRRKADEAVLHFVYRTGDYVDVLCREATEEFLKRTHEAYRESVGREFGRLIPGIFTDEPQYGWSGHQVPWSLELPRFFQRSCGYDLAGRLPELFFPVGDYRQVRFDFYESLTRLFLLAWTLPVYQWCDRNHLMLTGHVMGEDTLRSQVVHVGAAMPHYEYMHIPGIDHLYRRLGSPVPVKQVSSVAAQLGRRRVLSEMFAGSGWNVSFDDLRWIAEWQFVLGVNLVCQHLSSFTLRGCRKRDWPPSLHCHQPWWPHYSLWNDYMSRLLSVLTEGKAVADVLVIHPISSAWAEYSPLDTREVDGLDRRLAALADAVLATHADFHFGDELILERHGRAAKGELVVGKGRYRVVIVPDATNLRTSTVRLLGRFKRSGGRIVFA